One segment of Streptomyces bathyalis DNA contains the following:
- a CDS encoding low molecular weight protein-tyrosine-phosphatase — MDTFRVCFVCTGNICRSPMAEAVFRFHVTEAGLEDRITASSAGTGGWHVGDPADPRTAGTLEAAGYELVHCARQFDPSWFEEHDLVVALDEGHERELRAMAPTPDDAAKVRLLRSYDPSASEGDGFGFDVPDPYYGGAQGFDDVLRLVEAAVPGVLAEAAAALEHRPAGAAGARHREEAG; from the coding sequence ATGGACACCTTCCGCGTCTGTTTCGTCTGCACCGGCAACATCTGCCGTTCCCCCATGGCCGAGGCCGTCTTCCGCTTCCATGTGACGGAGGCGGGTCTGGAGGACCGGATCACCGCGAGCAGCGCCGGCACCGGCGGCTGGCACGTCGGTGACCCCGCCGACCCGCGCACGGCCGGGACGCTGGAGGCCGCCGGATACGAACTGGTCCACTGCGCGCGGCAGTTCGACCCGAGCTGGTTCGAGGAGCACGACCTGGTCGTCGCACTCGACGAGGGGCACGAGCGCGAACTGCGCGCCATGGCCCCCACCCCGGACGACGCCGCGAAGGTACGCCTCCTGCGCAGCTACGACCCGAGCGCCTCCGAGGGCGACGGCTTCGGCTTCGACGTGCCCGACCCGTACTACGGCGGCGCACAGGGTTTCGACGACGTGCTGCGTCTCGTCGAGGCGGCCGTGCCCGGCGTGCTCGCCGAGGCGGCCGCGGCCCTGGAGCACAGACCCGCGGGGGCGGCCGGCGCCCGTCACCGGGAAGAAGCCGGCTGA
- a CDS encoding VOC family protein encodes MACRISELVLGCRDPEVLARFWCEVLDFVVLDREDDGTLEIGPREGFGGPQPTIILSRRDEPEKGKSRLHIDVNATDRDQDAELERLLKLGARPADIGQTGQEQWHVLSDPEGNEFCLLKARLAPL; translated from the coding sequence ATGGCATGTCGTATCAGTGAGCTCGTGCTCGGTTGCCGCGACCCCGAGGTGCTGGCGCGCTTCTGGTGCGAGGTCCTGGACTTCGTCGTGCTGGATCGCGAGGACGACGGCACGCTGGAGATCGGGCCGCGCGAAGGGTTCGGCGGTCCGCAGCCGACGATCATCCTCAGCCGCAGGGACGAGCCGGAGAAGGGGAAGTCCCGGCTGCACATCGACGTCAACGCCACCGACCGCGATCAGGACGCCGAGCTCGAACGCCTTCTGAAGCTCGGTGCGCGCCCGGCCGACATCGGCCAGACGGGGCAGGAGCAGTGGCATGTCCTGAGCGACCCCGAAGGCAACGAGTTCTGCCTGCTCAAGGCGCGCCTCGCCCCGCTCTGA
- a CDS encoding phage holin family protein has product MTNFLIKTVANAGALAIATWLVSGIELTGADTASKAVTLIVVALIFGVVNFVVKPLLKFISLPLLVLTLGLFTLVINALMLMLTSWVSDQLDVSFHVDGFGTAFLGGLIISIVAWALHMVLPDRD; this is encoded by the coding sequence ATGACGAATTTCCTCATCAAGACGGTCGCCAATGCGGGTGCCCTCGCGATCGCGACGTGGCTCGTGTCCGGCATCGAACTCACCGGCGCCGACACCGCTTCGAAGGCCGTGACGCTGATAGTCGTGGCGTTGATCTTCGGCGTCGTGAACTTCGTGGTCAAGCCGCTGCTGAAGTTCATCTCGCTGCCGCTCCTGGTGCTCACCCTCGGTCTGTTCACGCTGGTGATCAACGCGCTGATGCTGATGCTCACTTCGTGGGTCTCGGACCAGCTCGATGTGAGCTTCCACGTGGACGGATTCGGAACGGCGTTCCTCGGCGGCCTGATCATCTCCATCGTGGCGTGGGCGCTGCACATGGTTCTCCCGGACCGGGACTGA
- a CDS encoding cupin domain-containing protein gives MKEFRLEELEAQRVLHEGAYLQFLRERHMSVGLYALDRGTSDPQKPHKQDEVYFVVSGRGAITVGDETTAVARGSVVYVPAGVPHKFHHIAEDLRVMVVFAPPES, from the coding sequence ATGAAGGAGTTCCGGCTCGAGGAGCTGGAGGCTCAGCGCGTCCTTCATGAGGGCGCGTACCTCCAGTTCCTGCGGGAGCGCCACATGTCCGTCGGGCTCTACGCCTTGGACCGGGGCACGAGCGATCCGCAGAAGCCGCACAAGCAGGACGAGGTGTACTTCGTCGTCAGCGGCCGCGGGGCGATCACCGTCGGGGACGAGACCACCGCCGTCGCGCGGGGAAGCGTCGTGTATGTGCCGGCCGGAGTGCCGCACAAGTTCCATCACATCGCCGAGGACCTGCGGGTGATGGTGGTCTTCGCGCCGCCCGAGAGCTGA
- a CDS encoding fructosamine kinase family protein, translated as MPALADRVAQLTSADEATRVFPVDGGDICDAWSIMLRGGRHGMHRKVFAKTLSGSPPGFFAAEAAGLTLLAVTGTVAVPDVLAVEDDLLVLEWLEPGEPTPEQAHRLGRDLAALHRTSALSYGTPGRNAYIGTLPLPSPSAAVTDPAQWPAFHAEYRLLPFLRQAVDRGGIEPADARDVERLCERIGEIAGPPQPPALIHGDLWSGNIHWTTVDAPGSFPAQGGGPRARLIDPAAQGGHPETDLAFLQLFGCPQLSRILAAYDEVRPIEGRAERVPLHQLHHLLVHAVLFGPGYGAQCGDAARAALG; from the coding sequence ATGCCCGCGCTCGCCGACCGTGTGGCGCAGCTGACCAGCGCCGACGAGGCCACCAGGGTGTTCCCCGTCGACGGCGGGGACATCTGCGACGCCTGGAGCATCATGCTCCGGGGCGGTCGGCACGGCATGCACCGCAAGGTGTTCGCCAAGACCCTCTCCGGCAGCCCTCCGGGCTTCTTCGCCGCGGAGGCCGCCGGGCTCACCCTCCTCGCCGTGACGGGCACCGTCGCCGTGCCGGACGTCCTCGCCGTCGAGGACGACCTGCTCGTACTGGAGTGGCTGGAGCCGGGGGAGCCCACCCCCGAGCAGGCCCACCGCCTCGGGCGCGACCTGGCAGCACTGCACCGGACCAGCGCGCTCTCCTACGGAACTCCCGGCCGCAACGCCTACATCGGAACGCTGCCGCTGCCCTCCCCCTCCGCGGCCGTCACCGATCCCGCCCAGTGGCCCGCCTTCCACGCGGAGTACCGGCTGCTGCCGTTCCTGCGCCAGGCCGTCGACCGCGGCGGCATCGAACCCGCGGACGCCCGTGACGTGGAGCGGCTGTGCGAGCGGATCGGCGAGATCGCGGGACCGCCGCAGCCGCCGGCGCTCATCCACGGCGATCTGTGGTCCGGCAACATCCACTGGACGACCGTCGACGCACCTGGCTCCTTCCCCGCTCAGGGCGGCGGCCCTCGCGCCCGCCTCATCGACCCTGCCGCGCAGGGCGGACACCCGGAGACCGACCTGGCGTTCCTCCAGCTGTTCGGCTGCCCGCAGCTCTCCCGTATCCTCGCCGCGTACGACGAGGTACGTCCCATCGAGGGCCGCGCCGAGCGGGTCCCACTCCACCAGCTCCACCATCTGCTGGTGCACGCGGTCCTCTTCGGACCGGGCTACGGCGCACAGTGCGGGGACGCCGCGCGCGCCGCGCTGGGCTGA
- the thiC gene encoding phosphomethylpyrimidine synthase ThiC, producing the protein MTMQDARTPSAENAPRELGWHKGYLSGSRTDLRVPVRRVHLTNDQDVTLYDTSGPYTDPNIETDVRRGLSPLRQNWIIERDDTEEYAGRELRPEDNGIKHTTPRGGALGRSGRNGGNGSPGLDGLDAVFPGRPRRPRRGREGPDGLASVSQLAYARRGLVTPEMEYVAIRESCSPEFVRDEIAAGRAVLPANVNHPETEPMIIGKNFLVKVNANIGNSAVTSSIEEEVEKMTWATRWGADTVMDLSTGRNIHTTREWVLRNSPVPIGTVPLYQALEKVDGKAEELSWEVYKDTVIEQCEQGVDYMTVHAGVLLRYVPLTARRKTGIVSRGGSIMAAWCLAHHQESFLYTHFAELCDILRSYDVTFSLGDGLRPGSVADANDEAQMAELDTLGELNRIAREHDVQTMIEGPGHVPMHKIKENVDRQQRVCDEAPFYTLGPLTTDIAPGYDHITSGIGAAMIGWWGTAMLCYVTPKEHLGLPDRDDVKTGVITYKIAAHAADLAKGHPAAQEWDDALSDARFEFRWEDQFNLALDPDTARAFHDATLPAEPAKTAHFCSMCGPKFCSMKISRSINEQFGSDQDGTLNEEEIREGMLAKSREFAETGNRVYLPISE; encoded by the coding sequence ATGACCATGCAGGATGCACGTACGCCCTCGGCCGAGAACGCGCCTCGTGAACTCGGCTGGCACAAGGGGTATCTGAGCGGATCGCGCACGGACCTGCGGGTCCCGGTCCGCCGTGTGCACCTCACCAACGACCAGGATGTGACGCTCTACGACACATCCGGGCCGTACACCGATCCCAACATCGAGACCGACGTGCGCCGCGGGCTGTCACCGCTGCGCCAGAACTGGATCATCGAACGCGACGACACGGAGGAGTACGCGGGCCGTGAACTGCGGCCCGAGGACAACGGAATCAAGCACACCACGCCTCGCGGCGGCGCCCTCGGCCGGAGCGGGAGGAACGGCGGCAACGGCTCCCCGGGTCTCGACGGCCTCGACGCCGTCTTCCCCGGCCGCCCCCGCAGGCCCCGCCGGGGCCGCGAGGGCCCGGACGGCCTGGCGTCCGTCTCCCAACTCGCCTACGCCAGGCGCGGGCTGGTGACTCCGGAGATGGAGTACGTGGCGATCCGTGAGAGCTGCTCTCCCGAGTTCGTGCGGGACGAGATCGCGGCGGGCCGCGCCGTGCTGCCCGCCAACGTCAACCACCCCGAGACCGAGCCGATGATCATCGGCAAGAACTTCCTGGTGAAGGTCAACGCCAACATCGGCAACTCGGCCGTCACCTCCTCCATCGAGGAGGAGGTGGAGAAGATGACGTGGGCGACCCGCTGGGGCGCCGACACCGTCATGGACCTCTCCACCGGGCGCAACATCCACACCACTCGCGAGTGGGTGCTGCGCAACTCCCCCGTCCCCATCGGCACGGTGCCCCTCTACCAGGCACTGGAGAAGGTCGACGGCAAGGCCGAGGAGCTGAGCTGGGAGGTCTACAAGGACACCGTCATCGAGCAGTGCGAGCAGGGCGTCGACTACATGACGGTGCACGCGGGAGTGCTGCTGCGCTACGTGCCGCTGACCGCCCGCCGCAAGACGGGCATCGTCTCGCGCGGCGGCTCGATCATGGCAGCCTGGTGCCTCGCCCACCACCAAGAGAGCTTCCTGTACACGCACTTCGCGGAGCTCTGCGACATCCTGCGCAGCTACGACGTCACCTTCTCCCTCGGGGACGGGCTGCGGCCCGGCTCCGTCGCGGACGCCAACGACGAGGCGCAGATGGCCGAGCTGGACACCCTCGGCGAGCTCAACCGCATCGCCAGGGAGCACGACGTCCAGACGATGATCGAGGGCCCGGGCCATGTCCCGATGCACAAGATCAAGGAGAACGTCGACCGTCAGCAGCGGGTCTGCGACGAGGCGCCGTTCTACACCCTGGGCCCGCTCACCACCGACATCGCACCCGGCTACGACCACATCACCAGTGGCATCGGCGCCGCGATGATCGGCTGGTGGGGCACGGCGATGCTCTGCTACGTCACCCCCAAGGAACATCTGGGGCTGCCGGACCGGGACGACGTCAAGACCGGTGTGATCACGTACAAGATCGCGGCTCATGCGGCGGACCTGGCCAAGGGCCATCCGGCAGCGCAGGAGTGGGACGACGCGCTGTCCGACGCCCGGTTCGAGTTCCGCTGGGAGGACCAGTTCAACCTGGCCCTCGATCCGGACACGGCGCGCGCCTTCCATGACGCGACGCTGCCGGCGGAGCCGGCGAAGACTGCTCACTTCTGCTCGATGTGCGGGCCGAAGTTCTGCTCGATGAAGATCAGCAGGAGCATCAACGAGCAGTTCGGCTCCGACCAGGACGGAACGCTGAACGAGGAGGAGATCCGGGAGGGCATGCTCGCCAAGTCCCGGGAGTTCGCCGAGACCGGTAACAGGGTCTACCTGCCCATCTCTGAGTAG
- a CDS encoding DUF397 domain-containing protein, with protein sequence MADGFPDVVPVRDSKCPNGPALVMPTHSFSTFISAVGRGLLTD encoded by the coding sequence GTGGCGGACGGATTTCCGGACGTCGTTCCCGTGCGTGACAGCAAGTGCCCGAACGGTCCCGCGCTCGTGATGCCGACGCACTCGTTCAGCACCTTCATCTCCGCCGTCGGCCGTGGCCTGTTGACCGACTGA
- a CDS encoding IS481 family transposase, producing MSHRNARLTVHGRRLLVERVRSGFPVAHVAAQMGVSRTTAHKWMRRFAAEGDTGLADRSSRPHRLPNRTPPDVEMRVCVLRTEHKLGPARIGPILGLPPSTVHRVLTRNRLNRLCFLDRPTGQVIRRYERDRPGELLHVDVKKLGRIPDGGGHKVLGRQASRATKTGVGYDYIHSAVDDHTRLAYSEIHPDEKATTCADFLRRAAVHFARLGIDRIERVITDNAFAYRHSTAWKQALSHLGATGKRTRPYRPQTNGKVERFNRTLLDEWAYLRPYTSNAQRTAALTDFLHSYNYHRCHTALGGKPPISRVNNASGQYT from the coding sequence GTGTCCCACCGTAATGCCCGGCTGACCGTGCACGGCAGGCGGTTGCTGGTCGAACGTGTCCGCTCGGGGTTTCCGGTAGCGCATGTGGCTGCCCAGATGGGCGTTTCTCGCACCACCGCACACAAGTGGATGCGGCGATTCGCTGCAGAAGGCGATACCGGTCTGGCCGATCGTTCCAGCCGCCCGCACCGGCTGCCGAACCGCACTCCGCCGGACGTGGAGATGCGCGTTTGCGTTCTTCGCACCGAACACAAACTCGGGCCGGCCCGGATCGGACCGATCCTGGGCCTGCCGCCCTCCACGGTCCACCGTGTCCTGACCCGCAACCGGCTGAACCGTCTGTGCTTCCTTGACCGGCCCACCGGCCAAGTCATCCGCCGCTACGAACGTGACCGACCCGGCGAACTCCTCCACGTCGATGTGAAGAAACTCGGCCGTATCCCCGACGGGGGAGGCCACAAAGTCCTCGGTCGCCAAGCTTCCCGTGCGACCAAGACCGGAGTCGGCTACGACTACATCCACTCCGCCGTCGATGATCACACTCGCCTCGCCTACAGCGAGATCCACCCCGATGAGAAGGCCACCACCTGCGCCGACTTCCTGCGCCGAGCAGCAGTCCACTTCGCCCGCCTGGGCATCGACCGCATCGAACGCGTCATCACCGACAACGCCTTCGCCTACCGCCACAGCACCGCCTGGAAGCAAGCCCTCAGCCATCTGGGCGCCACCGGCAAACGCACCCGCCCCTACCGGCCGCAGACCAACGGGAAAGTAGAGCGCTTCAACCGCACCCTGCTCGACGAATGGGCCTACCTGCGGCCCTACACCAGCAACGCCCAACGCACCGCAGCCCTGACAGACTTCCTCCATAGCTACAACTACCACCGCTGCCACACCGCTCTCGGAGGCAAGCCACCCATCAGCCGCGTGAACAACGCATCAGGTCAATACACCTAG
- a CDS encoding YibE/F family protein has translation MDRHAPGSSEPVPVPGQDREGERRATLAHQRRHESAPGHGHSHAHSHGPPAPVSRHLRKVIAAVLIPFAVAVLAGLVVLWPGGVPEKGGPSGVGFDRPTLPARVTAVRVVDCKDVNAQPPAGQPGQTPGQSAGAGGAGGGGKAGGTCRKATVEVTAGKDKGSTFTEVITPDATRTYSAGQDVVVAYAAKAPPELRYSVIDVDRKLPMVLLAGIFALFVVLVGRLRGVLALVGLAVSFAVLSLFILPAILQGSNPLVVAVIGGSAIMLATLYLCHGLSARTSVAVLGTLISLLLIGVLGSLFIGWAHLTGNTDDQTGLVHGLFPGIGIQGLLLAGVLIGSLGVLDDVTVTQTSAVWELKEADPGAGWRRLYGSAMRIGRDHIASVVNTLVLAYAGAALPLMLLFSIARSGVTTVATSEVVAEEIVRTLVGSIGLVASVPVTTLLAALVVSSDRNRAVAAEGVPAGAAARTGAPMAVGAPGSTDPRAPTGPEVTTRRGGKRRKPK, from the coding sequence ATGGACCGGCACGCACCAGGCTCCTCCGAACCCGTTCCGGTTCCGGGACAGGACCGTGAGGGAGAACGCCGCGCCACGCTCGCACACCAGCGCCGGCACGAGAGCGCGCCCGGGCACGGGCACTCCCACGCGCACAGCCACGGGCCCCCGGCCCCGGTCTCCCGGCATCTGCGCAAGGTCATCGCGGCGGTGCTGATCCCCTTCGCCGTGGCCGTACTCGCCGGGCTCGTCGTGCTGTGGCCCGGCGGAGTGCCCGAGAAGGGCGGGCCCAGCGGCGTCGGATTCGACCGGCCCACCCTCCCGGCACGTGTCACCGCGGTGCGCGTCGTCGACTGCAAGGACGTGAACGCGCAGCCGCCCGCGGGGCAGCCGGGCCAGACCCCCGGGCAGTCCGCGGGCGCCGGCGGCGCGGGTGGCGGGGGCAAGGCCGGCGGAACGTGCCGCAAGGCGACAGTCGAGGTCACCGCCGGCAAGGACAAGGGCAGCACGTTCACCGAGGTCATCACCCCCGACGCCACCCGCACCTACTCCGCCGGGCAGGACGTCGTCGTCGCCTACGCCGCCAAGGCACCGCCCGAGCTGCGCTACAGCGTCATCGACGTCGACCGGAAGCTGCCGATGGTGCTGCTCGCGGGCATCTTCGCGCTGTTCGTCGTGCTGGTGGGGCGGCTGCGCGGCGTGCTCGCGCTCGTGGGTCTCGCGGTGAGCTTCGCGGTGCTGAGCCTGTTCATCCTGCCCGCGATACTTCAGGGTTCGAATCCCCTGGTGGTGGCGGTCATCGGGGGCAGTGCGATCATGCTGGCCACGCTGTATCTGTGCCACGGCCTGTCCGCCCGTACGTCCGTGGCCGTCCTGGGCACCCTGATCTCGCTGCTGCTGATCGGTGTGCTCGGCTCCCTCTTCATCGGCTGGGCCCATCTGACGGGCAACACCGACGACCAGACGGGCCTGGTCCACGGACTCTTCCCCGGCATCGGCATCCAGGGCCTGCTGCTGGCGGGCGTGCTGATCGGCTCGCTAGGCGTGCTCGACGACGTGACGGTCACGCAGACGTCTGCGGTGTGGGAGCTGAAGGAGGCCGATCCGGGCGCCGGCTGGCGGAGGTTGTACGGATCGGCGATGCGCATCGGGCGGGATCACATCGCGTCGGTGGTCAACACCCTTGTGCTGGCCTACGCGGGCGCCGCGCTGCCGCTGATGCTGCTGTTCTCCATCGCGCGCAGCGGCGTGACCACGGTGGCGACGAGCGAGGTCGTCGCGGAGGAGATCGTCCGCACGCTCGTCGGCTCGATCGGGCTGGTGGCCTCGGTGCCGGTGACGACGCTGCTGGCCGCCCTCGTCGTCTCCTCGGACCGGAACCGGGCGGTGGCGGCGGAAGGTGTCCCCGCGGGCGCCGCCGCAAGGACGGGAGCGCCCATGGCCGTGGGCGCACCCGGGAGCACGGACCCGCGGGCGCCAACTGGCCCGGAGGTCACGACTCGTCGTGGCGGGAAGAGGAGGAAGCCGAAGTGA
- a CDS encoding DUF5326 family protein, which yields MDAKGILRSLPWWVKWVAIPVIAVVVFGGLIASVVGFLIGLLFKVLIFAALVGGLIYLVRHFTSASSSSRHDES from the coding sequence ATGGACGCCAAGGGGATCTTGAGAAGCCTGCCGTGGTGGGTGAAGTGGGTCGCGATCCCGGTCATCGCCGTCGTCGTCTTCGGCGGTCTGATCGCCAGCGTCGTCGGCTTCCTGATCGGTCTCCTCTTCAAGGTGCTGATCTTCGCCGCCCTCGTCGGCGGACTCATCTACCTGGTCAGGCACTTCACTTCGGCTTCCTCCTCTTCCCGCCACGACGAGTCGTGA
- a CDS encoding PP2C family protein-serine/threonine phosphatase, whose product MDRSRRPGRPVGVDLSEGFGERLLGQLLDRAHELPAEQIAPLIAEEIAKIGGREVSIHLQDYEQLMLAPLPGRGLVVGEALPIDGSRAGEAFLSKHVVEEPQPGGVRMYLPLLDGSDEVGVMSLTLDTVEEDDRRLLGRLAGLVADMVVTKSNYTDEFFKVRRLGKPLTVAAEIQWSLLPPLSMNTPQVSVAGVLEPAHEIAGDSLDYALNGNILHLAIIDAMGHELNAAVLATVAIGAYRHARRAEIGLAELYSFMDRAIDAQFGPDQFVTAQMLRLDVETGRLQWVNAGHAAPLLIRGHRVIRKLEGPTTLPVGFGGAEPQVSTIQLSKDDRVMFYTDGLTEEHRIGGEQFGETRMINTIERTGPVTAGVGAMARELSQSLMRERGGTTSDDATLFLIEWHGGSADHLAVPDL is encoded by the coding sequence GTGGATCGGAGTCGAAGGCCGGGGCGGCCGGTCGGGGTGGACCTCTCGGAGGGATTCGGCGAGCGGCTGCTGGGGCAGCTGCTGGACCGGGCTCACGAGCTGCCGGCCGAGCAGATCGCCCCGCTGATTGCGGAGGAGATCGCCAAGATCGGTGGCCGGGAGGTCTCCATCCACCTGCAGGACTACGAGCAGTTGATGCTGGCGCCGCTGCCGGGCCGTGGACTCGTTGTCGGCGAGGCGCTGCCCATCGACGGTTCACGCGCGGGTGAGGCTTTCCTCAGCAAGCATGTGGTCGAGGAGCCGCAGCCGGGGGGTGTGCGGATGTATCTGCCGTTGCTCGACGGCAGTGACGAGGTCGGCGTCATGTCCCTCACCCTGGACACGGTCGAGGAGGACGACCGGCGGCTGCTGGGGAGACTCGCGGGCCTTGTCGCAGACATGGTGGTCACCAAGAGCAATTACACGGACGAATTCTTCAAGGTCCGGCGGCTCGGCAAGCCCTTGACCGTGGCCGCTGAAATTCAGTGGTCGCTGCTGCCTCCGCTGTCGATGAACACCCCGCAGGTTTCCGTGGCCGGTGTGTTGGAGCCCGCCCATGAGATCGCCGGGGACAGCCTGGATTACGCCCTCAACGGCAACATCCTGCATCTGGCCATCATCGACGCCATGGGCCACGAGCTGAACGCCGCAGTGCTGGCCACCGTCGCCATCGGCGCATACCGGCACGCCAGGCGCGCGGAGATCGGGCTCGCGGAGCTGTACTCCTTCATGGACAGAGCCATCGACGCGCAGTTCGGGCCGGACCAGTTCGTCACCGCGCAGATGCTGCGCCTGGACGTCGAAACCGGCCGGCTGCAGTGGGTCAACGCAGGCCACGCCGCGCCCCTGCTCATCCGCGGTCACCGGGTCATCCGGAAGCTGGAGGGTCCGACCACGCTGCCGGTGGGCTTCGGCGGCGCCGAACCGCAGGTCTCCACCATTCAACTGTCCAAGGATGACCGGGTGATGTTCTACACCGACGGCCTCACCGAGGAACACCGGATCGGCGGGGAACAGTTCGGCGAGACACGCATGATCAACACCATCGAGCGCACCGGACCGGTCACAGCCGGCGTGGGAGCGATGGCACGGGAACTCTCCCAGTCCTTGATGCGGGAGCGGGGCGGGACCACCAGCGACGACGCGACGCTCTTCCTCATCGAATGGCACGGCGGCAGCGCCGACCATCTCGCCGTCCCGGATCTCTAG
- a CDS encoding cystathionine gamma-lyase: MTSDSDATRVVRAGLPEEQPYQPPLPGPVFAAHYHLPGDVEAAPYAYGRDANPTWTALERAIGELESPSHGAQSDGSGVHTVSFASGMGAISAVLLSRARPGNAVVLPDDGYNLLVPMRERLNGFGVEVRTAPTAGDAQLALLDGASLLWIESPSNPGLDVCDIRRLADAAHERGALVAVDNTLATPLGQRPLELGADFSVASGTKALTGHGDVLLGYVSCRDAELAASVRQWRKLVGAIPGPMEAWLAHRSLATLDVRTQRQAAGALAVAGALLERPEVTGVRHPGLPGDPAHATAVRQMRRFGCVVSFTLPGKEHAERFLAALRLVDEATSFGGVRSTAERRGRWGGDSVPEGFVRLSVGAEDPDDLAADVLRALDVASAG; encoded by the coding sequence ATGACCAGCGACAGCGACGCCACCAGGGTCGTACGGGCGGGCCTGCCGGAGGAGCAGCCGTACCAGCCGCCGCTGCCCGGCCCGGTCTTCGCGGCCCACTACCACCTGCCGGGGGACGTCGAAGCCGCGCCCTACGCGTACGGACGGGACGCCAACCCCACCTGGACCGCCCTCGAACGTGCCATCGGCGAGCTGGAGTCACCCTCGCACGGGGCGCAGAGCGACGGCTCAGGAGTGCACACCGTCTCCTTCGCCTCCGGCATGGGCGCCATCTCCGCCGTGCTGCTCTCCCGGGCACGCCCCGGCAACGCCGTCGTACTGCCCGACGACGGCTACAACCTCCTCGTACCGATGAGGGAGCGTCTGAACGGGTTCGGCGTGGAGGTCCGCACCGCACCGACGGCGGGCGACGCCCAACTCGCCCTGCTCGACGGGGCGTCGCTGCTGTGGATCGAATCGCCGTCCAACCCCGGCCTGGACGTGTGCGACATCCGGCGGCTGGCCGACGCAGCGCACGAACGCGGCGCCCTGGTGGCCGTCGACAACACCCTCGCGACGCCGCTGGGCCAGCGTCCCCTCGAACTCGGCGCCGACTTCTCCGTGGCCAGCGGCACCAAGGCGCTCACCGGTCACGGCGACGTGCTGCTCGGGTACGTCAGCTGCCGGGACGCCGAACTCGCCGCCTCCGTACGGCAGTGGCGCAAGCTGGTCGGGGCGATCCCCGGGCCGATGGAGGCGTGGCTCGCGCACCGCTCGCTGGCGACGCTCGACGTACGCACCCAGCGGCAGGCGGCGGGTGCTCTCGCGGTCGCGGGGGCCCTTCTGGAGCGCCCCGAGGTCACCGGCGTGCGCCACCCCGGACTGCCGGGTGACCCCGCGCACGCGACCGCAGTGCGGCAGATGCGGCGCTTCGGTTGCGTCGTCTCCTTCACGCTGCCCGGCAAGGAGCACGCGGAACGATTCCTCGCCGCGCTGCGCCTCGTGGACGAGGCCACCAGCTTCGGCGGCGTCCGCTCGACGGCGGAGCGGCGCGGACGGTGGGGCGGGGACTCCGTGCCGGAGGGCTTCGTTCGTCTTTCGGTCGGCGCGGAGGACCCGGACGATCTGGCCGCGGACGTCCTGCGTGCCCTGGACGTGGCCTCGGCCGGCTAG
- a CDS encoding helix-turn-helix domain-containing protein, translating into MANDLDPASSMAAVFGARLRRLRVSAGLTQAELGRSVHVVGARIAQVERATGHKPTVELARLLDEELGADHLFADLWPHVYREAFPDWSRRFMELSALATAMHQYAAHVVPGMLQTTGYARALLEVGRTLRTSEQLEERLAARMNRHDQLAGPDGLDLWVVLDESVLRRRIGGRAAMRAQLARLVETVEGQRVTVQVLPFSSGEHATLGGSLTMLTLPDRSKVAYTEGAESGQLVEEPEDVESYAATYERLRALALPPRTSAELIRAAMEEIDHDPRMPSRAQRRRLAQVQSQQPRGGRLRGGGGRISGRRSRA; encoded by the coding sequence ATGGCCAACGACCTTGACCCTGCGTCATCGATGGCAGCAGTGTTCGGGGCGCGTCTGCGCCGCCTGCGCGTGAGTGCGGGGCTGACTCAGGCAGAACTGGGACGGAGCGTTCACGTCGTTGGCGCGCGCATCGCACAGGTGGAGCGCGCCACGGGGCACAAGCCCACAGTCGAGTTGGCACGCTTGCTGGACGAAGAACTCGGCGCCGACCATTTGTTCGCGGATCTTTGGCCACACGTGTACCGCGAGGCGTTTCCGGACTGGTCGCGGCGCTTCATGGAATTGTCCGCTCTCGCGACCGCGATGCATCAGTATGCGGCGCATGTGGTTCCCGGCATGCTGCAGACCACGGGTTATGCACGAGCGCTGCTGGAGGTCGGCCGGACGCTGCGTACCTCGGAGCAACTTGAGGAGCGGCTGGCAGCGCGTATGAATCGTCACGACCAGCTGGCCGGCCCCGACGGACTGGATCTGTGGGTGGTGCTCGACGAGTCGGTCCTGCGGCGCCGCATCGGCGGCCGGGCCGCAATGCGCGCCCAGCTCGCGCGACTTGTCGAAACGGTGGAAGGACAGCGTGTGACGGTGCAGGTATTACCTTTCAGCAGCGGGGAGCACGCGACTCTCGGCGGGTCGCTCACGATGCTCACCCTCCCGGACAGGTCGAAGGTGGCGTATACCGAGGGCGCGGAGTCCGGACAGCTGGTCGAAGAGCCGGAGGACGTCGAGAGCTACGCCGCGACATACGAGCGTCTCAGGGCACTTGCACTTCCCCCGAGGACGTCCGCAGAGCTGATCAGAGCCGCAATGGAGGAAATCGACCATGACCCTCGCATGCCGTCCCGAGCTCAGCGCCGCCGTCTGGCGCAAGTCCAGTCACAGCAACCAAGAGGGGGGCGACTGCGTGGAGGTGGCGGACGGATTTCCGGACGTCGTTCCCGTGCGTGA